Proteins encoded in a region of the Labeo rohita strain BAU-BD-2019 chromosome 22, IGBB_LRoh.1.0, whole genome shotgun sequence genome:
- the rxfp3.2b gene encoding relaxin family peptide receptor 3.2b, whose amino-acid sequence MERNNTTQTLELGECEHTLDTSAALDNCTDAASGNLSLRCWLHLLTKESSSTLQGDGSSLAVRVMIALIYSVVCALGLVGNSLALYLLHSRYRQKQSSINCFVMGLALTDLQFVLTLPFWAVDTALDFRWPFGKVMCKIISSVTTMNMYASVFFLTAMSVARYYSIVSSLKMHSRRAAAAAAKWISLGIWVISLIATLPHAIYSTIAQVATDEELCLVRFPETGSWDPQLLLGLYQLQKVLLGFVIPLVVITVCYLLLLRIVLSRRISGVAGSESEQGRHKRRSKVTKSVVIVVLSFFLCWLPNQALTLWGVLIKFDLVPFSKAFYNAQAYAFPLTVCLAHTNSCLNPVLYCLIRREFRAGLKELLLRATPSYRSLARLLPRKAKVAEAPPVLVLVQMDV is encoded by the coding sequence ATGGAGAGGAATAACACCACACAAACTCTGGAGCTGGGAGAATGTGAGCACACACTGGACACCAGTGCGGCGCTGGACAACTGCACGGATGCCGCCAGCGGGAACCTGTCTTTACGTTGCTGGCTGCATTTGTTGACTAAGGAGTCTAGTTCAACTCTACAAGGTGATGGGTCTAGTTTGGCTGTGCGTGTGATGATCGCCCTCATTTATTCAGTGGTGTGCGCTTTGGGACTTGTAGGCAACTCTCTGGCGCTGTACCTGCTGCATTCGCGTTACCGGCAGAAGCAGTCTTCTATCAACTGCTTTGTGATGGGTCTGGCTCTAACTGACCTGCAGTTCGTCCTAACTCTGCCGTTCTGGGCCGTCGACACTGCATTGGACTTCCGTTGGCCATTCGGCAAAGTTATGTGCAAAATCATCAGCTCGGTCACCACTATGAACATGTACGCCAGCGTTTTTTTCTTGACCGCCATGAGCGTGGCCAGGTACTATTCCATTGTGTCCTCGTTGAAGATGCACAGCCGCAGAGCGGCGGCGGCTGCGGCCAAATGGATCAGCTTGGGCATTTGGGTCATATCCCTGATAGCAACTCTTCCACATGCGATTTATTCCACAATAGCCCAAGTTGCGACAGACGAGGAGCTGTGCTTGGTCCGCTTCCCTGAGACGGGAAGCTGGGACCCGCAGTTGCTGCTAGGACTGTACCAGTTGCAAAAAGTCCTGCTTGGGTTTGTGATCCCACTGGTGGTGATTACCGTTTGCTATCTCTTACTTTTAAGAATCGTGCTGAGTCGTAGGATTAGCGGCGTGGCTGGCTCTGAAAGTGAGCAGGGGCGGCACAAGCGACGCTCGAAGGTCACCAAATCCGTTGTGATCGTTGTCCTGTCGTTCTTCTTGTGCTGGTTGCCCAATCAGGCCTTGACTCTGTGGGGCGTCCTTATAAAGTTCGACCTGGTGCCCTTCAGCAAGGCCTTCTACAATGCCCAGGCATATGCTTTCCCGCTGACTGTGTGCTTGGCCCACACAAACAGCTGCCTGAACCCTGTGCTCTATTGTCTGATCCGACGCGAATTCCGGGCCGGACTCAAAGAGCTCCTGCTGAGGGCCACCCCGTCCTACCGAAGCCTTGCCCGGCTGCTCCCACGCAAGGCCAAAGTAGCCGAGGCACCTCCCGTACTGGTTCTCGTGCAGATGGATGTTTGA